In Dehalococcoidales bacterium, the following proteins share a genomic window:
- a CDS encoding biotin/lipoyl-containing protein, which yields MARETVEVPITGKIISVEVKPGDKIKEGDVLCVLESMKMENPIIAPVDGTVTQVGIQVDQVVKPGEMIAVIEY from the coding sequence TTGGCCAGGGAAACGGTTGAAGTTCCTATCACGGGCAAGATTATCAGCGTGGAGGTAAAACCCGGCGATAAAATCAAAGAGGGTGACGTGCTTTGCGTGCTGGAGTCCATGAAAATGGAAAACCCCATCATCGCGCCGGTGGACGGCACGGTGACCCAGGTTGGCATTCAGGTGGACCAGGTGGTCAAGCCCGGTGAAATGATTGCCGTTATAGAATATTAA
- a CDS encoding OadG-related small transporter subunit, producing MEWSFGLTMTVAGMGVTFITLYLLTLLIRLLNKLFPFKNEEEKKSRT from the coding sequence ATGGAATGGTCTTTCGGCCTGACGATGACGGTGGCGGGGATGGGCGTAACCTTCATCACCCTGTACCTGCTCACGCTCCTTATCCGCCTGCTTAATAAACTGTTCCCCTTTAAGAACGAAGAGGAGAAAAAGAGCCGGACTTAA
- a CDS encoding sodium ion-translocating decarboxylase subunit beta: MDALLDALSSLGQGFTHLTWQGGIMIGIGCLLLYLGIGRKIEPLLLVPIGFGVILGNLPLANLSAQDEGGVINLLYVSGILTELFPVLLFVGLGAMIDFGPLLANPVVLIFGAAGQFGIFITLLLALALGFAKQEAVSIAVIGACDGPTAIYVTSRFARDLLPAVSIAAYSYMALVPIIQPPIMRALTTKKERATLMPTGEKQVSQKVKILFPIIAGIVTILIAPMGAPLMGMLMLGNLLKESGVVNRLVDVAQNTIANMVTLLLGLCIGASMLGGNFLKWDTILVFLLGFLAISLDTVTGVLLGKLMRVISKGKINPLLGAAGTSAFPMSARVVQREGQKANPRSFLLWHAVGANTGGQIGSVMAAAVMLAVMSGLGIGPL, encoded by the coding sequence ATGGACGCGTTGCTGGATGCCTTAAGCAGCCTGGGGCAGGGCTTTACCCATTTGACCTGGCAGGGTGGCATCATGATCGGCATCGGCTGCCTGCTGCTTTACCTCGGCATCGGCCGGAAAATAGAGCCCCTGCTGCTGGTGCCTATCGGCTTCGGGGTAATCCTGGGCAACCTGCCGCTGGCCAACCTCTCCGCGCAGGACGAGGGCGGCGTTATCAACCTGCTCTATGTCTCCGGCATCCTTACCGAGCTTTTCCCGGTGCTGCTGTTCGTGGGGCTGGGGGCGATGATAGATTTCGGGCCGCTGCTGGCCAACCCGGTGGTGCTCATCTTCGGGGCGGCGGGGCAATTCGGCATCTTTATCACGCTGTTGCTGGCGCTCGCGCTGGGCTTCGCCAAACAGGAGGCGGTATCGATTGCCGTTATCGGCGCCTGTGACGGCCCCACCGCTATCTACGTTACCTCCAGGTTCGCCCGCGACCTCCTGCCGGCGGTATCTATCGCCGCTTACTCCTACATGGCGCTGGTGCCCATTATCCAGCCGCCGATTATGCGGGCGCTGACCACTAAAAAGGAACGCGCCACGCTGATGCCTACCGGGGAGAAGCAGGTATCGCAGAAAGTGAAAATCCTCTTCCCCATCATCGCCGGCATCGTCACTATCCTGATAGCCCCCATGGGCGCGCCCCTGATGGGCATGCTCATGCTGGGCAACCTGCTCAAAGAGAGCGGCGTGGTCAACCGCCTGGTGGATGTAGCGCAGAACACCATCGCCAACATGGTCACGCTTTTGCTGGGGCTGTGCATCGGGGCGTCCATGCTGGGCGGCAACTTCCTCAAGTGGGACACGATTCTGGTCTTTCTGCTGGGCTTCCTGGCGATATCCCTGGACACGGTCACCGGCGTCCTGCTCGGCAAGCTGATGCGCGTCATCAGCAAAGGTAAAATCAACCCGCTTTTGGGCGCGGCCGGCACCTCCGCTTTCCCCATGTCCGCCCGGGTGGTGCAGCGGGAGGGCCAGAAAGCCAACCCCCGCAGCTTCCTCCTCTGGCACGCCGTGGGGGCCAATACGGGCGGCCAGATAGGTAGCGTCATGGCCGCCGCCGTCATGCTGGCGGTAATGAGCGGGCTGGGGATTGGGCCGTTATAA